The stretch of DNA CAGCACTGCGACGTCCACTGCGCAGCGGCCGATCACCGGGGTGGATCATGCGCTAGCGACCGCCACGAGCGCAGGATTCTTGGCGAACCAGGGCTTCGAGCGGCTGCAGCAGCACGTGGAGTCCTTCACCAGCACGCTGGCAACCGGCAGGCCACAGGCGATCGTGACGGATCCTCAGCTCGCGACAGGTACGACCACGGCAGCCTTGGCAAGCCAGAGCTTCGCGCTGCTGAACCAGTATCTCGCCGGAAACACCGGCCGGGTCGATCCCGGCCAGATCGTGGCGGCCGTGTCGCCAACGGCCGGTTTTGGGCAGGAAGCTATCCTGGCCAGACCGCAACATTGATCAGCTTCCGCACCCAGGCATCAGCGCCTGGGTGCGGCACCATCAAAGTTTGGGAATGCAGAGAAGGAACACCAAACGCGGCCGGTAGCCACGAAGGGTTGAGTTAAAAAATGGCGATCCAGAATGGGAATGCCCACGCCGCAGACCATGGGCTTCGAGCCTTGGCTCTGTTCCTGCGCCTTCATGGCGTCCACGCCGAGCCCGAGCAGCTCCGCGATAGCTGTGGAAGCAGCACAATAGGTATCCGCGCCCTGCTTCGTTGCGCGCGCCAGTTTGGAGTCGAGGTCCGTTCGCGAACCACTCATTGGACGCGACTTGCGAGCATCAAGCTGCCTGGGATCGCATCGCTGCGTGACGGCGGGTTTTTGCTTCTCGGCAAGGTCGACGACAACGGGGCGCTGGTGCTGCGTCCGACCGCAGCGCGTCCGGAACTGATGACCCGCGCGGAATTCGAGGAGGTCTGGGACGGCCGTTTGATCCTGACGGGATCGCAGAACGTCATCAATCGGGTGCTCCATGCCCTCGCTGACATGCGTGTCACCGTGCGTGGTCTGGCGCGCCGCACCGTCGACCCCATAACGCGCGCTCGCGACACCGTGATGCGGGCCCGCGATTCATTGATGCGTGCGTGCTTCGGCGAACGAAGCGATATGGCCGTCCAGGCGGTCGGATCCGACTTCGAGGCTGTGAGCATCGTACCTGACAGCGAGGACGAGTCTGGGCTCGTGGCCGTGGCAATTCTGCTGCGTTGCCATGGCATCGCGGCCGACCCTGAACATATCCGGCATCGCATGGGCGTAGCGAAGCTGGGCGTTACCGAAATCCTGCGCTGCGCAAAGGAATTCGGGCTCAAGGCCCGGGCACAGCGGACGAGCTGGGACAGGCTTGCGGTCACGCCGCTGCCGGGCATCGCCCTGCTGCGCGACGGCGGCTTCCTGATCCTCGGCCAGGTCGTCGACGACAAGCTTATGGTTCAGCGCCCATTGTCTCCCCGGCCCGATACAATGACGCAGGCCGAACTCGAGGCAATCTGGGACGGCGACATCATCCTGATGACGCGGCGCGCGTCCCTTACCGATCTTTCCCGCCGCTTCGATATCGGCTGGTTTTTCGGCGCGGTCCACAAGTATCGCCGTCTTCTCGGCGAAGTGCTGGTCGCGTCGTTCTTCCTTCAGTTCTTCGCCCTTATCTCACCGCTGTTTTTCCAGGTGGTCATCGACAAGGTGCTCGTGCATCGAAGCATGAGTACGCTCGACGTTCTGGTCATAGGCCTTGTCGCGCTGACCGTGTTCGAGGCCGTTCTCGAGACGCTGCGCGTCTATCTGTTCGCCCACACCACGAACCGCATCGATGTCGAGCTCGGCGCCCGGCTGTTTCGTCATCTGATGGCGTTGCCGATCGCGTATTTCCAGGCTCGCCGGGTCGGCGATTCGGTCGCACGCGTCCGCGAACTGGAGAATATCCGTCAGTTCCTGACGAGCTCGGCGCTTACGCTCGTCATCGATCTGTTGTTCACCGTCGTCTTCCTTGCAGTGATGTTCTACTACTCGACGACGTTGACGCTGATCGTTCTGGCGTCATTCCCGTTTTACATCGGCATTTCCGTGTTCGCTGCGCCGCTGTTTCGCCGGCGCCTTGATGAGAAGTTCAATCGGGGCTCCGAAAACCAGGCCTTCCTGGTCGAGAGCGTCACGGGCGTCGAGACGCTGAAGGCCATGGCGGTCGAGCCACAGATGCAGCGCCGGTGGGAGGAGCAGCTCGCCGGCTATGTAAGCGCGAGCTTCCGCGTGCTTAGCCTGAACAATACGGCAAGCCAGGCGGTCCAGATGATCAACAAGCTGGTCGTCGCGGCAACGCTTTACTTCGGCGCCAGACTTGTGATCGGTGGCGATCTCACCGTCGGCGAGCTCGTCGCGTTCAACATGCTGGCCGCACGCGTGAGCACGCCGGTGCTGCGTCTCGCCCAGATGTGGCAGGATTTCCATCAGGCCCGTCTGTCGGTCGATCGCCTCGGTGACATCCTCAACACCATCCCGGAGCCGAGCTTCAGTCCCGGCCGCGCCGCATTACCGCCGATCCGCGGGCAGGTCACGTTCGATCACGCGACGTTCCGCTACCGCATCGACGGCCCCGAGGTGCTGCACAATGTGTCATTCAGCGTCCAACCCGGCCAGGTCGTCGGCATCGTCGGCTCGTCCGGCTCGGGCAAGAGCACCATCACCAAACTGATCCAGCGTCTCTATGTGCCGGAGAGCGGACGCGTGCTGGTCGACGGCGTCGATCTCGCGATGGTCGATCTGACCTGGCTGCGGCGCCAGATTGGCGTCGTCCTCCAGGAGAACGTGCTGTTCAACCGCTCGATTCGCGAGAACATCGCGCTGGCCGATCCGACCATGTCGATGGAGCGCGTCATCGAGGCGGCATCGCTCGCCGGCGCTCACGACTTTATCCTGGAACTGCCCGAGGGTTACGACACCATCGTCGGCGAACGCGGCAGCAGCCTGTCCGGCGGGCAGCGCCAGCGTGTCGCGATCGCCCGCGCGCTCATCACCGACCCGCGCATTCTCATCCTCGATGAGGCGACCAGCGCGCTCGACTACGAAAGCGAGCGCGCCATCCAGCAGAACATGAAGCGAATTGCCGCCGGCCGGACCGTGTTCGTCATCGCTCATCGGCTCTCGACCGTGCGCAATGCGAACCGGATCATCACGCTCGAGCATGGCCGCATCGTCGAAGACGGCAGCCATGATGAGCTGATCCACTCGAACGGGCGTTACGCAAACCTCCATTATCTGCAGGCCGGTATCCATGACGTCCGCTAGCCGAAATATCGTCCCGTTTCCGAAAACCCCGGTCCCGGCCCGCCGGCGCGAGCAGGAAATCGCGTTCCTGCCAGCGGCGCTGGAGATCACCGAAACGCCGCCGTCGCCGATCGGGCGCGCGATCGGCGCAAGCATCATCGCGGTCTTCTGCTTCGCGCTGTTGTGGGCGTCGCTCGGCAGCGTCGATATCGTCGCCACCGCGACCGGAAAGATCGTGCCGGGCGGGCGTACCAAGCTGATCCAGCCGTTCGAAACGGGCGTCGTCCGCGCCATCCACGTCCGCGACGGGCAGACCGTAAAAGCCGGCGACGTTCTGATCGAACTCGATCCGACGATGACGGAAGCCGACAACGAACGCCAGAAGAGCGATCTCCTCGCCGCCGAACTCGACGCCGCCCGGCTGCGTGCCGCGCTCGCCGAGGATCCGCTGGCCGTCTTCCGGCCGCCGCAGAGCGCAAGCGCGGCGGAGATCGAGATGCATCGTCAGTTCCTGATCAGCCAGCGCGCTGAACAGAATGCCAAGCTCGCCGAGATCGAACGCCAGCAGGGCCAAAAGGAAGCGGAGCGAGCAACCACTTCGGCGAGCGTCGCCAAGCTGCAGGCGACGATACCGGTGCTGCAGGAGCGCGTGGACATCCGCAAAAATCTCGTCGACAAGGCACTGGCTTCGAAGGTCGTCTATCTCTCCGAATACCAGGAACTGGTTAGCCTTCAGCAGGACCTCCTCCTGCAGCAGAGCAGGCTGCGCGAAGCCGATGCAGCCGTAGCGTTGCTGAAGGAAACCAGGGAAAAGACCGCCGCGGAGTATCGGCGCTCGACCTATGACGCACTTGCGAAAGCCGAGCAGAAAACCGCGAGCGCCGCGCAGGAGGTGATCAAGGCAGAACGGCGCACGAAACTCCAGCGTTTGGCCGCGCCCGTCGATGGCGTCGTGCAACAGCTTGCCGTTCACACCGTGGGAGGCGTGGTGACGCCTGCTCAGGCGCTCGCCGTGGTGGTTCCGAGCGAGAGCCAGCTTGAGATCGAGGCCATGCTTTCCAACCGCGACATCGGATTCGTGCATCCGGGACAAAAAGCAGAGGTCAAGGTCGATACATTTAACTTCACGCGCTATGGGCTGCTTCATGGCGAAGTGCTCAGCGTCTCGTCTGACGCCATCACCCGCGACAGGCAACAGGGTACTTCGAATGACCGGGCTACGGGCGCGGCGACGAACAGCAGCGAGCCGAAAGGTCAGGAGTTGGAGTATGCCGCTCGTGTCTCGCTCGACCGCAAAGCCATGCAGGTAGACGAGAAACTCGTCAAGCTTGGGCCCGGAATGGCCGTGACCGTCGAGATCAAGACAGGCTCGCGAAAAATAATCAGCTACCTGCTCTCGCCGCTGGCAAGGTACAAGCAGGAGTCTTTGCGGGAGCGATAGACGCAGCAGACGGCCGTCGATGAGCCTTGCGCGTAGCCGGAGATTGGCCATGTCTGGTTAGCCGACGTGGCCGTCTCCATTCTTCGCTACCGTGCGTCGGCCGGGTTACCAGCCGCCGCCTCTTCACCTCGTGGAAACGAGCGGGTCGCTATTCATCACGGGGGTCGATGCCTCGCTCACGGCTTCACGTAAGACCACGCCTTCTCCTGCAACTCAATCACACGCACTACGCCTGATTTCACCACCTCCGCCTGAGGAACAATCGCGATGTCCTTGTTTTCGGCCTTGCGCATTTTTTCCTGGGTGTTGCCGCAGGCCTTGAACGACACCTCGGGCGTGCTCAGCGCCATTTCCTCGATCCGAGCCTTTACCGGCGACGTGTCGTCGCGCAGCATATGCAGGCCGGGTCCAAACGTGACCACCTCAATTTTCACCTTCTCGCCGAGCTCCTTGTAGTACTGTGCAACATTCGTTGCGTTGTTGAGCGTGAGATTCATCGCGGCGGGGTCGTTCGTGTTCACCTGTAGAATCAAGTGATGCGTTATAGGGTCGGCTGCGCGGGCCATGGCGGCAAGAGGGGCGCGTTCCCTCTTATGTGTGGTGGCTTTGTGCGTGATCGCAGCTTTCGCTGCGATGCGCGGGTGGTGCGTAACGGGATTCGTCGTTGTCGATACCCAGTATCGTCCGCCTTGCTCCGCCGCAGCGAATGATGGGGCGAACAGAACTATAACGGCTCCTATGGTGGTTACCCTCGAAATATGTTGAAACATACTCATGATGCCTCTCCTATTAAACACACGCCATTGAACTGCTCACCCGTTGGGTTTCGCGG from Bradyrhizobium sp. AZCC 1693 encodes:
- a CDS encoding type I secretion system permease/ATPase produces the protein MRLHGVHAEPEQLRDSCGSSTIGIRALLRCARQFGVEVRSRTTHWTRLASIKLPGIASLRDGGFLLLGKVDDNGALVLRPTAARPELMTRAEFEEVWDGRLILTGSQNVINRVLHALADMRVTVRGLARRTVDPITRARDTVMRARDSLMRACFGERSDMAVQAVGSDFEAVSIVPDSEDESGLVAVAILLRCHGIAADPEHIRHRMGVAKLGVTEILRCAKEFGLKARAQRTSWDRLAVTPLPGIALLRDGGFLILGQVVDDKLMVQRPLSPRPDTMTQAELEAIWDGDIILMTRRASLTDLSRRFDIGWFFGAVHKYRRLLGEVLVASFFLQFFALISPLFFQVVIDKVLVHRSMSTLDVLVIGLVALTVFEAVLETLRVYLFAHTTNRIDVELGARLFRHLMALPIAYFQARRVGDSVARVRELENIRQFLTSSALTLVIDLLFTVVFLAVMFYYSTTLTLIVLASFPFYIGISVFAAPLFRRRLDEKFNRGSENQAFLVESVTGVETLKAMAVEPQMQRRWEEQLAGYVSASFRVLSLNNTASQAVQMINKLVVAATLYFGARLVIGGDLTVGELVAFNMLAARVSTPVLRLAQMWQDFHQARLSVDRLGDILNTIPEPSFSPGRAALPPIRGQVTFDHATFRYRIDGPEVLHNVSFSVQPGQVVGIVGSSGSGKSTITKLIQRLYVPESGRVLVDGVDLAMVDLTWLRRQIGVVLQENVLFNRSIRENIALADPTMSMERVIEAASLAGAHDFILELPEGYDTIVGERGSSLSGGQRQRVAIARALITDPRILILDEATSALDYESERAIQQNMKRIAAGRTVFVIAHRLSTVRNANRIITLEHGRIVEDGSHDELIHSNGRYANLHYLQAGIHDVR
- a CDS encoding HlyD family type I secretion periplasmic adaptor subunit, which produces MTSASRNIVPFPKTPVPARRREQEIAFLPAALEITETPPSPIGRAIGASIIAVFCFALLWASLGSVDIVATATGKIVPGGRTKLIQPFETGVVRAIHVRDGQTVKAGDVLIELDPTMTEADNERQKSDLLAAELDAARLRAALAEDPLAVFRPPQSASAAEIEMHRQFLISQRAEQNAKLAEIERQQGQKEAERATTSASVAKLQATIPVLQERVDIRKNLVDKALASKVVYLSEYQELVSLQQDLLLQQSRLREADAAVALLKETREKTAAEYRRSTYDALAKAEQKTASAAQEVIKAERRTKLQRLAAPVDGVVQQLAVHTVGGVVTPAQALAVVVPSESQLEIEAMLSNRDIGFVHPGQKAEVKVDTFNFTRYGLLHGEVLSVSSDAITRDRQQGTSNDRATGAATNSSEPKGQELEYAARVSLDRKAMQVDEKLVKLGPGMAVTVEIKTGSRKIISYLLSPLARYKQESLRER
- a CDS encoding DsrE family protein, yielding MSMFQHISRVTTIGAVIVLFAPSFAAAEQGGRYWVSTTTNPVTHHPRIAAKAAITHKATTHKRERAPLAAMARAADPITHHLILQVNTNDPAAMNLTLNNATNVAQYYKELGEKVKIEVVTFGPGLHMLRDDTSPVKARIEEMALSTPEVSFKACGNTQEKMRKAENKDIAIVPQAEVVKSGVVRVIELQEKAWSYVKP